Genomic segment of Juglans microcarpa x Juglans regia isolate MS1-56 chromosome 7S, Jm3101_v1.0, whole genome shotgun sequence:
CTTCTCGTTGTCCTGATAAGTACTGTATCTACAGGATTCCCAAGAGACTTCGCGAGGTCAATAATATGGCCTACACCCCTCGGCTGGTTTCTATCGGCCCTTTTCATCACCGCAGTGAAGAGTTGAAGGACATGGATATACAAAAATTCCTAATTTTGAAGAATTTCTGTAATCGTATAATTGGGAAGAGCATCGATGAACTTAAAGGCGTCATCAGGCCCAAAGAAATGGAAATCCGCAGCTGCTATTCAGAGACCTTTCTACTTAGCAGTGAAGGGTTTCTAAACATGATTCTACTGGATGCTATCTTTATACTTGAGCTCTTCCGCAGGAAATCTGAAAAAGATTTTGGAAGCTCAAATCCTCATGAAGAATATTCTGAAAACTCAAAGGCTCAAGAAAAAGATTCTGGAAACTCAAAGGCTCATTatcaaatagattatatattaaGCCGGCCGTGCATGGAACGCGGCATACGGCATGACCTGCTTCTACTTGAGAATCAGCTCCCTTTCTTTATTCTTGAGGAGTTATACCAACATGTGGAACCcaatacaaaaagaaagactCTTCTTGAGCTCTCTTGTGCGTTTTTTGGTGATCTCTATTATGGTTGGAAGCCAGAGTCCAAGGAGTGTTTTAATGATTTGGTGGGATGTTTTCGCCCTCCACAAAACCCAAGCCCATGCTCACCAGCGCCCAAGAACGATATAGTAAATCATATCACAGATTTGGTGAACCGTTTTCCACCGGACCGAAGCTCACCA
This window contains:
- the LOC121241626 gene encoding UPF0481 protein At3g47200-like isoform X2 codes for the protein MEQIFVYPAIHPADDSIKTKDQTECKEQIIDIPPELEASRCPDKYCIYRIPKRLREVNNMAYTPRLVSIGPFHHRSEELKDMDIQKFLILKNFCNRIIGKSIDELKGVIRPKEMEIRSCYSETFLLSSEGFLNMILLDAIFILELFRRKSEKDFGSSKAQEKDSGNSKAHYQIDYILSRPCMERGIRHDLLLLENQLPFFILEELYQHVEPNTKRKTLLELSCAFFGDLYYGWKPESKECFNDLVGCFRPPQNPSPCSPAPSSPNFIEVKHFTDLVRYFFCPPKKEGQKSKCWTCTGCSKEQEDKNKRTKHLHGTATKLDEAGLKFTRPYSERDLLDIKLRPNECLERFPCFNLYGSCLAYPS
- the LOC121241626 gene encoding uncharacterized protein LOC121241626 isoform X1, with amino-acid sequence MEQIFVYPAIHPADDSIKTKDQTECKEQIIDIPPELEASRCPDKYCIYRIPKRLREVNNMAYTPRLVSIGPFHHRSEELKDMDIQKFLILKNFCNRIIGKSIDELKGVIRPKEMEIRSCYSETFLLSSEGFLNMILLDAIFILELFRRKSEKDFGSSKAQEKDSGNSKAHYQIDYILSRPCMERGIRHDLLLLENQLPFFILEELYQHVEPNTKRKTLLELSCAFFGDLYYGWKPESKECFNDLVGCFRPPQNPSPCSPAPKNDIVNHITDLVNRFPPDRSSPNFIEVKHFTDLVRYFFCPPKKEGQKSKCWTCTGCSKEQEDKNKRTKHLHGTATKLDEAGLKFTRPYSERDLLDIKLRPNECLERFPCFNLYGSCLAYPS